In Nonomuraea sp. NBC_00507, the following are encoded in one genomic region:
- a CDS encoding DoxX family protein, which translates to MKKVLFDVAVLIARVATGVVFMAHGLQKWQHGLGATAQGFREMGIPLPELSAGFASVVETVGGLFLILGLLVRPVGLLLLINMLGAIAFVHSTKGIMVTEGGWELAGALGALGLLFLAVGGGRIGLDALFGAIFRRRAERRAAEGGMSAGAHRRGGGPLTPSEPTTSERPNVPRQPTASRSDVSDEEMRDIDALVSDDQPEHRKPPNR; encoded by the coding sequence ATGAAGAAGGTTCTGTTCGATGTCGCTGTCTTGATCGCGCGGGTGGCGACGGGCGTGGTCTTCATGGCGCACGGCTTGCAGAAGTGGCAGCACGGACTCGGCGCCACCGCGCAGGGCTTCAGGGAAATGGGAATCCCGTTGCCCGAACTCTCGGCCGGCTTCGCCAGCGTCGTCGAGACCGTGGGTGGCCTGTTCCTGATCCTCGGTCTGCTGGTCCGGCCGGTCGGCCTGCTGCTGCTCATCAACATGCTCGGTGCGATCGCCTTCGTGCACTCGACGAAGGGGATCATGGTGACCGAGGGCGGCTGGGAGCTGGCGGGTGCGCTGGGTGCGCTGGGCCTGCTGTTCCTGGCGGTCGGCGGCGGGCGGATCGGACTTGACGCGCTGTTCGGGGCGATATTCCGGCGTCGTGCGGAGCGCCGGGCCGCGGAGGGTGGCATGAGCGCGGGCGCTCACCGGCGCGGCGGAGGTCCGCTGACGCCCTCGGAGCCCACCACCTCGGAGCGGCCGAACGTGCCCAGGCAGCCGACGGCGTCCAGGTCGGACGTGAGCGACGAGGAGATGCGGGACATCGACGCGCTGGTCTCCGACGACCAGCCGGAACACCGCAAGCCGCCGAACCGGTGA
- a CDS encoding Rossmann-like and DUF2520 domain-containing protein, with protein sequence MDAGDRPARLTVGVLGSGKVGSALGAALAQAGHRVVAASGVSDNSQRWASERLGVTLSRPDEVVAAAQLILLTVPDDALPDLVNGLATTGADLKGKLLVHTSGAYGLSVLDPAARVGALPLALHPVMTFTGRDDDLNKLTGISYGVTAPDTLRPIAEALVIEMGGEPVWIADADRALYHAALAGAANHMVTLIAESQELLGRIGVEHPGRMLGPLLGAALDNVLRLGIAGLTGPVVRGDAGTVRKHVDALILAAPEAADAYIALARLTADRALAAGLLKPEEAERLLDALGGNIWT encoded by the coding sequence ATGGACGCAGGGGATCGCCCGGCACGGCTGACCGTCGGCGTGCTCGGCTCGGGCAAGGTCGGCTCGGCTCTCGGCGCCGCGTTGGCGCAGGCAGGACACCGGGTCGTGGCCGCGAGCGGGGTTTCGGACAACTCCCAGCGATGGGCCTCGGAGCGGCTCGGCGTCACGCTGTCGCGTCCCGACGAGGTCGTGGCGGCGGCCCAGCTGATCCTGCTCACCGTGCCCGACGACGCGCTGCCCGACCTGGTCAACGGCCTGGCCACCACGGGAGCCGACCTGAAGGGCAAGCTCCTGGTGCACACCAGCGGGGCCTACGGGCTGTCCGTGCTCGATCCCGCAGCCAGAGTCGGCGCGCTGCCGCTCGCGTTGCACCCGGTGATGACGTTCACGGGCCGCGACGACGACCTCAACAAGCTCACCGGCATCTCCTACGGCGTGACCGCGCCCGACACGCTGCGCCCCATCGCCGAGGCCCTGGTGATCGAGATGGGCGGCGAGCCGGTCTGGATCGCCGACGCCGACCGTGCCCTTTACCACGCGGCGCTGGCCGGGGCGGCCAACCACATGGTCACGCTCATCGCGGAGTCGCAGGAGCTCCTGGGACGCATCGGCGTCGAGCACCCGGGGCGCATGCTGGGCCCGCTGCTCGGCGCCGCGCTCGACAACGTGCTGCGGCTGGGCATCGCCGGCCTGACGGGACCGGTCGTGCGCGGCGACGCCGGGACCGTGCGCAAGCATGTGGACGCGCTGATCCTGGCGGCTCCGGAGGCGGCCGACGCCTACATCGCGCTGGCCAGGCTCACGGCCGACCGCGCGCTGGCCGCCGGCCTGCTCAAGCCGGAGGAGGCGGAGCGCCTGCTCGACGCTCTCGGGGGCAACATATGGACCTGA
- a CDS encoding cytochrome P450 — protein MRFDPWNPDFVAYPYRVYDELRREAPVCYFEPTNQWLISRHADVNTLLRDRRLGRSFLHVATPEEFGRPTEPDFQEPFWRVIRAGMLDVEPPVHTRLRRLVSKAFTPRMVESLRPRVRAIAAGLVDTYVEKGGGDLIAEVAEPLPVTVIAEMLGIPDGDRHLLRPWSADICGMYELNPTLEAQHTAVRAAAEFADYLKALARERRRRPGDDLISALAAIDELTEDELVGTCVLLLNAGHEATVNVTGNGWWSLFRNPGELARLRADRSLLPTAVEELMRWDTPLQMFERWVLEDIEVHGVTIPRGSEVALLFGSANRDPAVFEDPDRLDVGRVDNPHISFGAGIHFCLGAPLARIELIESFGALLDRAATLELRQEPVWKPGYIIRGLHALELTAE, from the coding sequence GTGCGCTTTGATCCCTGGAATCCGGATTTTGTGGCCTACCCGTACCGGGTCTACGACGAGCTGCGGCGCGAGGCGCCCGTCTGCTACTTCGAGCCGACGAACCAGTGGTTGATCTCGCGCCACGCCGACGTGAACACCCTGCTCAGGGACCGCCGTCTAGGGCGGTCCTTCCTTCACGTGGCCACGCCGGAAGAGTTCGGCAGGCCGACCGAGCCGGACTTCCAGGAGCCGTTCTGGCGCGTGATCAGGGCGGGCATGCTCGACGTCGAGCCGCCCGTGCACACGCGGCTGCGCCGGCTGGTCTCCAAGGCGTTCACGCCGCGCATGGTCGAGTCTCTGCGCCCGCGCGTGCGCGCGATCGCCGCGGGCCTGGTGGACACGTACGTGGAGAAGGGCGGCGGGGATCTGATCGCCGAGGTCGCCGAGCCGCTCCCGGTGACCGTGATCGCGGAGATGCTCGGCATCCCCGACGGGGATCGTCACTTGCTGCGCCCCTGGTCGGCCGACATCTGCGGCATGTACGAGCTCAACCCCACGCTCGAAGCCCAGCACACCGCGGTACGCGCGGCCGCGGAGTTCGCCGATTACCTCAAGGCCCTGGCCCGCGAGCGGCGGCGCCGCCCGGGCGACGACCTGATCAGCGCGTTGGCCGCGATCGATGAGCTGACCGAGGACGAGCTGGTCGGCACGTGTGTCCTGCTGCTCAACGCCGGCCACGAGGCCACCGTGAACGTCACGGGCAACGGCTGGTGGTCGTTGTTCAGGAACCCCGGCGAGCTGGCGCGGCTGCGTGCCGACCGCTCCCTGCTGCCCACGGCCGTGGAGGAGCTGATGCGCTGGGACACGCCGCTGCAGATGTTCGAGCGGTGGGTGCTGGAGGACATCGAGGTCCACGGCGTGACGATTCCGCGCGGGTCGGAGGTCGCGCTGCTGTTCGGCTCGGCCAACCGGGACCCTGCGGTGTTCGAGGATCCCGACCGGCTGGATGTGGGGCGGGTGGACAACCCGCACATCTCCTTTGGGGCCGGCATCCATTTCTGTCTGGGCGCGCCGCTGGCCCGCATCGAGCTCATCGAGTCGTTCGGCGCGCTGCTGGACCGGGCGGCCACGCTGGAGCTGCGCCAGGAGCCGGTCTGGAAGCCCGGCTACATCATCCGCGGCCTGCACGCCCTGGAGCTGACCGCCGAGTGA
- the panC gene encoding pantoate--beta-alanine ligase, which yields MDLIVARNRDDLVKARAGGEVALVPTMGALHEGHRSLIRLARARADQVVVSIFVNPLQFGPTEDFSRYPRTFDADLEVCRSEGVGVVFHPSAEDMYHPDRQVSLLSGRMGEIVEGASRPGHFDGVLTVVLKLFNLVQPHVAIFGQKDAQQLALIRRMVADLDVPVEIVGAPTVREPDGLALSSRNRYLSAADRQVALALSRALREGAAEPAPSRIRAAAQQVLDAAGPELDVDYLVLVDPATFTEVEESHTGEAVLAVAARVGGTRLIDNVTLTLNPV from the coding sequence ATGGATCTGATCGTCGCCAGGAACCGGGACGACCTGGTCAAGGCGCGCGCCGGTGGCGAGGTGGCCCTGGTGCCGACCATGGGCGCCTTGCATGAGGGACACCGGTCGCTGATCAGGCTCGCCCGGGCCCGGGCCGATCAGGTCGTGGTCAGCATCTTCGTCAATCCCCTGCAGTTTGGGCCAACCGAGGATTTTTCGCGATATCCCCGTACGTTTGACGCCGACCTCGAGGTGTGCCGGTCCGAGGGCGTGGGCGTGGTGTTCCATCCGTCCGCCGAGGACATGTACCACCCTGATCGCCAGGTGAGCCTTCTCTCCGGCCGGATGGGCGAGATCGTCGAAGGCGCCTCGCGGCCGGGGCACTTCGACGGCGTGCTGACGGTCGTGCTCAAGCTGTTCAACCTGGTCCAGCCGCACGTGGCGATCTTCGGGCAGAAGGACGCCCAGCAGCTCGCGCTGATCCGGCGGATGGTGGCCGACCTCGACGTGCCGGTCGAGATCGTCGGCGCACCCACCGTACGCGAGCCCGACGGACTGGCCCTGTCCAGCCGCAACCGCTATCTGTCCGCCGCGGACCGTCAGGTGGCGCTGGCGCTGTCCCGGGCGCTGCGCGAGGGCGCCGCCGAGCCGGCCCCTTCCAGGATCCGGGCGGCCGCGCAGCAGGTGCTCGACGCGGCGGGCCCCGAGCTCGACGTGGACTACCTGGTCCTGGTGGACCCGGCGACGTTCACCGAGGTAGAAGAGTCGCACACGGGTGAGGCGGTGCTCGCGGTGGCCGCGAGGGTCGGTGGCACGCGGCTGATCGACAACGTCACCCTGACCTTGAACCCCGTCTGA
- a CDS encoding TerC family protein: MFDWVTDPQIWIGFFTLVALEIVLGIDNIIFISILAGKLPPEQRDRARVLGLAAALISRLLLLLGLSWVVQLTQPLFAVFGHEISGRDLILLLGGLFLLAKSVTEIGQSMDAPAAKDGKKTAAVTFTSVILQIMVLDVVFSLDSVITAVGMVNDLGVMIAAVVVAVLVMLFASGPISRFVDQHPSIKMLALAFLVLIGVVLIAEGLDQHIPKGYIYFAMAFSVVVELLNIRMRGRHAKQSEQQEAEPEASTMK, encoded by the coding sequence ATGTTCGACTGGGTGACCGACCCGCAGATCTGGATCGGATTCTTCACCCTGGTGGCCTTGGAGATCGTGCTAGGCATCGACAACATCATCTTCATCTCCATCCTGGCCGGGAAGCTACCTCCCGAACAACGGGACAGAGCCCGCGTCCTCGGCCTGGCCGCGGCCCTGATCAGCCGGCTGCTCCTCCTGCTCGGCCTGTCGTGGGTGGTGCAGCTCACTCAGCCGCTGTTCGCCGTCTTCGGCCACGAGATATCGGGACGTGACTTGATCCTGCTGCTCGGTGGCCTGTTCCTGCTGGCCAAGAGCGTCACCGAGATCGGCCAGAGCATGGACGCCCCCGCGGCCAAGGACGGCAAGAAGACCGCCGCCGTCACCTTCACGTCGGTGATCCTGCAGATCATGGTGCTCGACGTCGTGTTCTCGCTCGACTCGGTCATCACCGCGGTCGGCATGGTGAACGACCTCGGCGTGATGATCGCGGCCGTCGTGGTGGCGGTGCTGGTCATGCTGTTCGCCTCCGGGCCGATCAGCCGGTTCGTGGACCAGCACCCGAGCATCAAGATGCTGGCGCTGGCGTTCCTGGTGCTGATCGGCGTGGTGCTCATCGCCGAGGGTCTCGACCAGCACATTCCGAAGGGATACATCTACTTCGCGATGGCGTTCTCGGTCGTCGTCGAGCTGCTGAACATCCGGATGCGCGGCAGGCACGCCAAGCAGTCCGAGCAGCAGGAGGCGGAGCCGGAGGCTTCTACTATGAAGTAG
- a CDS encoding aminotransferase class V-fold PLP-dependent enzyme: MSTLTIFDSVPAQASGETQAAAASRPIPAVLGADLQVPVKGGRLVGYANLDYAASAPCLEPVSAAVAAALPAYSSVHRGAGYASQLTTARYEQARHTVRAFVGARPDDAVIFTRNTTDATNLLAGCLPAGTTTVVFNTEHHASLLPWRKSVRLAPPAFPGEAVRAADEALAGIEGPKLLVVTAASNVTGELWPIAALAHIAHRHGARILVDAAQLVPHRRLNLTALDLDYVAFSGHKLYAPFGAGVLIGRRDWLADGEPYLKGGGAVRSVEDEAEWHDDPEPRHEAGTPNVLGAIALAAACDALTATGWTALVREEERLLARLRSGLASIEGVRELSLWGDDHPRVGIVSFTVDGYSAREVAEALSSQYGIGVRDGKFCAHPFVRHLLGRSGHDREDAGCEDGTTSAVRASIGIGTTQEHVDRLVEALRDLVSR; the protein is encoded by the coding sequence GTGTCCACGCTGACGATCTTCGACTCCGTCCCCGCCCAGGCTTCGGGCGAGACCCAGGCCGCCGCCGCGAGCCGGCCGATTCCCGCGGTGCTCGGGGCCGACCTCCAGGTGCCGGTCAAGGGCGGCCGGCTGGTGGGGTACGCCAACCTGGACTACGCGGCCAGCGCGCCCTGTCTGGAGCCGGTCAGCGCCGCCGTCGCCGCCGCGCTCCCGGCCTACTCCAGCGTCCACCGCGGCGCCGGCTACGCCTCCCAGCTCACCACCGCCAGGTACGAGCAGGCCCGCCACACGGTCAGGGCGTTCGTCGGCGCTCGTCCCGACGACGCCGTGATCTTCACCCGCAACACCACCGACGCCACGAACCTGCTGGCCGGCTGCCTGCCCGCGGGCACCACCACCGTCGTCTTCAACACCGAGCACCACGCCTCGCTCCTGCCCTGGCGGAAGTCCGTACGACTGGCGCCGCCCGCCTTCCCCGGCGAGGCCGTCCGCGCCGCCGACGAGGCGCTGGCCGGGATCGAGGGCCCGAAGCTGCTCGTGGTCACCGCCGCGTCCAATGTCACCGGCGAGCTGTGGCCCATCGCCGCCCTGGCCCACATCGCACACCGGCACGGGGCCCGCATTCTGGTGGATGCGGCGCAGCTCGTACCGCATCGGCGGCTCAACCTGACCGCGCTCGACCTGGACTATGTGGCATTCTCCGGCCACAAGCTGTACGCGCCGTTCGGGGCCGGAGTGCTCATCGGGCGCCGGGACTGGCTGGCCGACGGGGAGCCGTACCTCAAGGGCGGGGGCGCGGTGCGCTCGGTCGAGGACGAGGCGGAGTGGCACGACGACCCCGAGCCGCGCCACGAGGCGGGCACCCCTAACGTGCTGGGCGCGATCGCGCTGGCCGCCGCCTGCGACGCGCTCACCGCCACCGGCTGGACCGCCTTGGTACGGGAGGAGGAGCGGCTGCTGGCCCGGCTGCGGTCGGGGCTGGCCTCGATCGAGGGCGTGCGGGAGCTGTCCCTGTGGGGGGACGACCACCCTCGGGTGGGGATCGTGTCGTTCACCGTGGACGGGTACTCGGCTCGCGAGGTGGCCGAGGCGCTGTCCAGCCAGTACGGCATCGGAGTGCGCGACGGGAAGTTCTGCGCGCACCCGTTCGTGCGGCACCTGCTGGGCCGAAGCGGGCACGACCGTGAGGACGCCGGATGCGAGGACGGCACGACGTCCGCGGTGCGGGCCTCGATCGGCATCGGCACCACGCAGGAGCACGTGGACCGGCTGGTCGAGGCACTGCGGGACCTGGTCTCCCGCTGA
- a CDS encoding NADH-quinone oxidoreductase subunit D — MTERVVGIGAGAKELATEDMILNIGPQHPSTHGVLRLRLTLDGERIATAEPIIGYMHRGAEKLFEVRDYRQIIMLANRHDWLSGFANELGVVLAAERLLGMEPPVRAVWARTLLAELNRVLSHLMFLGSYPLELGAMTPIFYSFNERERIQAVMEEISGGRMHYMFNRVGGLKEDLPLGWLDRVSEAVAETRRRVPDIENLILHNDIFLARTKGVGVLTHEQIMQFGVSGPVARASGVDFDLRRDEPYLAYPELPVKVITRSGGDCHARFEVLFEQLKVSLELADACVERLRSLPPGPINQRLPKVLKVPEGHTYAWTENPLGINGYYLVSKGDKTPWRLKLRSASYSNIQVLREMLPGHLVADMVAILGSMFFVVGDIDK; from the coding sequence ATGACGGAACGCGTGGTCGGAATCGGTGCGGGCGCCAAGGAGCTGGCCACCGAGGACATGATCCTCAATATCGGCCCGCAGCACCCGTCAACGCACGGCGTGCTCAGGCTCCGGCTGACACTGGACGGCGAGCGCATCGCCACCGCTGAGCCGATCATCGGCTACATGCACCGTGGTGCGGAGAAGTTGTTCGAGGTCCGCGACTACCGGCAGATCATCATGCTGGCCAACCGGCACGACTGGCTGTCGGGGTTCGCGAACGAGCTGGGCGTGGTGCTTGCCGCCGAGCGCCTGCTCGGCATGGAGCCGCCGGTCAGGGCCGTGTGGGCGCGTACGCTCCTGGCCGAGCTCAACCGGGTGCTCAGCCACCTGATGTTCCTCGGCTCCTACCCGCTGGAGCTGGGCGCGATGACGCCGATCTTCTACTCCTTCAACGAGCGCGAGCGGATCCAGGCGGTCATGGAGGAGATCTCCGGCGGGCGCATGCACTACATGTTCAACCGGGTCGGCGGGCTCAAGGAGGACCTGCCGCTCGGCTGGCTGGACCGGGTGTCGGAGGCGGTCGCGGAGACCCGCCGCCGCGTGCCGGATATCGAGAACCTCATCCTGCACAACGACATCTTCCTGGCCCGTACCAAGGGCGTCGGGGTGCTCACGCACGAGCAGATCATGCAGTTCGGCGTCAGCGGTCCCGTCGCCCGGGCCTCTGGGGTGGACTTCGACCTGCGCCGCGACGAGCCGTACCTGGCCTACCCCGAGCTGCCCGTCAAGGTCATCACCCGGAGCGGGGGTGACTGCCACGCCCGGTTCGAGGTGCTGTTCGAGCAGCTCAAGGTCTCGCTGGAGCTGGCCGACGCCTGCGTCGAGCGGCTGCGCTCGCTGCCGCCGGGGCCGATCAACCAGCGACTGCCGAAGGTGCTCAAGGTGCCGGAGGGGCACACGTACGCCTGGACCGAGAACCCGCTCGGCATCAACGGCTACTACCTGGTCTCCAAGGGCGACAAGACGCCGTGGCGGCTCAAGCTGCGCTCGGCCTCGTACAGCAACATTCAAGTGCTGCGGGAAATGTTGCCCGGGCACCTCGTGGCCGACATGGTGGCCATTCTGGGCTCGATGTTCTTCGTTGTGGGTGATATCGACAAGTGA
- a CDS encoding SAM-dependent methyltransferase: protein MWLTWRAATERALYGEAGFYLRERPSGHFRTSVSASSVFADAVLALLRQLDAELGEPETLDLVDIGAGEGALVAQVLAAADPALRDRLRVTAVDLSPRPQALPERIGWRRGLPERITGLAIANEWLDNVPVDVAEQTPDGPRLVLVNIRTGEERLGGPLRPADREWMDRWWPLSRVGSRAEIGRPRDEAWASVVTRLTRGRAIAIDYAHPVDNRPMCGTLTGYRDGAVVSPIPDGTCDITAHVALDACAAAGRRAGAISTTLSTQRDALRALGITGARPPMELAGTDPRAYLRALARASEEGELIDPSGLGGFGWLDQRR from the coding sequence ATGTGGCTCACGTGGCGCGCCGCGACGGAGCGGGCGTTGTACGGCGAGGCGGGTTTCTACCTCCGAGAGCGCCCGTCGGGCCACTTCCGCACCTCGGTCAGCGCCTCTTCGGTGTTCGCTGACGCGGTGCTGGCGCTGCTGAGACAGCTCGACGCCGAGCTGGGTGAGCCCGAGACGCTCGACCTGGTCGACATCGGCGCGGGAGAGGGCGCGCTGGTGGCCCAAGTGCTGGCCGCCGCCGACCCCGCGCTGCGCGACCGGTTGCGGGTCACGGCCGTCGACCTCTCCCCCAGGCCGCAGGCCCTTCCCGAGCGGATCGGCTGGCGCCGCGGCCTGCCGGAGCGCATCACGGGGCTGGCCATCGCCAATGAGTGGCTCGACAACGTCCCGGTGGACGTGGCCGAGCAGACGCCCGACGGCCCGCGACTCGTCCTGGTGAACATCCGTACGGGCGAGGAGCGCCTCGGCGGCCCGCTGCGGCCCGCCGACCGGGAGTGGATGGATCGGTGGTGGCCGCTGTCCCGGGTGGGCTCACGGGCGGAGATCGGCCGCCCCCGTGACGAGGCCTGGGCCTCGGTCGTGACCCGCCTTACCAGGGGTCGGGCCATCGCCATCGACTATGCACACCCTGTGGATAACCGGCCGATGTGCGGCACGCTGACGGGATACCGCGACGGCGCCGTCGTCTCCCCGATTCCCGACGGGACCTGCGATATCACGGCCCATGTCGCGCTCGACGCGTGCGCCGCGGCGGGGCGGCGGGCCGGCGCGATATCCACAACCTTGTCCACACAGCGTGACGCTCTGCGGGCCTTGGGGATCACCGGCGCCCGGCCGCCCATGGAGCTGGCCGGCACCGATCCGCGCGCCTACCTGCGGGCCCTGGCCAGGGCGTCGGAGGAAGGGGAGCTCATCGACCCGTCGGGCCTCGGCGGGTTCGGCTGGCTCGACCAGCGACGGTGA
- a CDS encoding acyltransferase family protein produces the protein MNPPERDKYVDWLRALSLIVVVGWHWAFTILVWKPHGPEPTSPLGFTSGLWILTWLLQVLPLFFYVGGHVHLLSWHRARERGVGIGSFVWRRIRALALPALFLSGVWVAVGAAVTFTFEVDWMWRVVVLVLSPLWFLAVYLMLIALLPVALWLHQRYDVLALIWLGGAALVVDVLRFRYGVDGVGWLNMILVWGLAHQAGFFYDRIVTLPRRYDVALLWTGLFALFGLVYSGIYPGSMVGVPGDKWSNMAPPTFVIVALLLFQIGLVEVLRPAMERVLERPRWRRANDFINRYALALYLFHTTGMSIALGLSWWLFGTLGSTIPPDLRWWLERPIAIIGPLICTAPVIYLFGRRRTPVKQRQDENYSGV, from the coding sequence GTGAACCCCCCAGAACGCGACAAATACGTCGATTGGCTTCGGGCGCTGAGCCTGATCGTCGTGGTGGGGTGGCACTGGGCGTTCACGATTCTCGTGTGGAAGCCGCACGGCCCCGAGCCGACCAGCCCGCTCGGCTTCACCTCGGGGCTGTGGATCCTCACCTGGCTGCTGCAGGTGCTGCCGCTGTTCTTCTACGTCGGCGGGCATGTGCACCTGCTGTCCTGGCACCGGGCCCGGGAGCGCGGCGTGGGCATCGGGTCGTTCGTCTGGCGGCGAATCCGGGCTCTGGCCTTACCCGCGTTGTTCCTGTCCGGGGTGTGGGTCGCGGTCGGGGCGGCGGTCACGTTCACGTTCGAGGTGGACTGGATGTGGCGTGTGGTGGTGCTGGTGCTCAGCCCGCTGTGGTTCCTCGCCGTCTACCTGATGCTGATCGCGTTGCTTCCGGTGGCGCTGTGGCTGCACCAGCGCTACGACGTGCTGGCCCTGATCTGGCTCGGCGGCGCGGCCCTGGTGGTGGACGTGCTGCGCTTCCGGTACGGCGTGGACGGGGTGGGCTGGCTCAACATGATCCTGGTGTGGGGGCTGGCGCACCAGGCCGGGTTCTTCTACGACCGGATCGTGACCCTGCCCAGGCGCTACGACGTCGCCCTGCTGTGGACCGGCCTGTTCGCCCTGTTCGGGCTGGTGTACTCGGGCATCTACCCGGGGTCGATGGTGGGGGTGCCCGGCGACAAATGGTCCAACATGGCGCCGCCGACCTTCGTGATCGTGGCCCTGCTGCTGTTCCAGATCGGGCTGGTCGAGGTGCTCCGGCCAGCGATGGAGCGGGTGCTCGAACGGCCGCGCTGGCGCCGGGCCAACGACTTCATCAATCGGTACGCCCTGGCGTTGTACTTGTTCCACACCACCGGGATGTCCATCGCGCTGGGCCTGTCGTGGTGGCTCTTCGGCACCCTCGGCAGCACGATCCCGCCGGACCTGAGATGGTGGCTGGAGCGCCCCATCGCCATCATCGGTCCCCTGATCTGCACCGCTCCGGTCATCTACCTCTTCGGCCGCCGCCGCACACCTGTCAAGCAAAGGCAGGACGAGAACTACTCCGGTGTCTGA
- a CDS encoding chaplin: MLKKILVVAGAAAMLSLAAPPAHADITSGSGGVLSGNQVHVPISIPINVCGNAVAVLGHAIAGCKGGAKVIGH; this comes from the coding sequence ATGCTGAAGAAGATCCTGGTCGTGGCCGGAGCCGCCGCCATGCTGTCGCTGGCCGCCCCGCCGGCGCACGCCGACATCACAAGCGGCAGCGGCGGCGTGCTTTCCGGCAACCAAGTGCACGTTCCGATCAGCATCCCGATCAACGTCTGCGGCAACGCGGTGGCCGTTCTCGGCCACGCCATCGCCGGCTGCAAGGGCGGCGCCAAGGTGATAGGTCACTGA